ccgtgccctcctgtttgtgtggttacagttaaaccacgttaacattttatattactattcattttggTCTTATTATctgtataaaaaatatatataaaatgttgacgtgacttaaccgtgaccacacaaaacaggagggcacgggaaggcacgtgaagtgggagggcagagaatccgcCTCCGTTTGATAAAGCTGCCAGAGCATCCAATCCTCTCCCAACAGTCTTTTTTTCCCctattttctgaattttttttcattgtaaCCAGAACACTAGTGATACattatgtgtttttatataagtgatgagaaattttaatttttaagttattaactttttttaacacacaaatatcataccatttatataatgacaAGTGATGTACTATTCCATGTTCTGAACTTccgatcacactaaaaaatctttcatcttttctatttttttttcgtggtaaaaaaaaaaaaaaaaaaaaaaaaatcgatggTGACTCGCAGCCTCTTTTTATACATTAAACCGCATCCGCATGCTTCAAATATCCCCACACTGTTGTACTCTGCTACTCCTACTACTTATCCCGGGTTCAGAAACTCCAACGACCCAGCCGAGTCAGTCACATATCGCCGAACCAACCCACTCGCTCACTCACCAAATTGGCAGAGCGATTCCCAAACTCTGACTCACTTCTTTGCGAAAAAGCATTCAGTTATTCTTCTACGCTACTCAGTGAAAAAATGAGTACAGTCGTGCAGGTAATTCAATCTCTCTGATTAATCAAAACGCGTTCgtattttgttttgatttcgATTTGTTTAGCTTAATTATGTTGATGCTTTCGTTGATTAGGGTTTCACCAAGTCGCTTGCCATGACTGTGCTCTCGGAGATCGGCGACAAGACCTTCTTCGCCGCTGCGGTTAGTTTATGCGATtgcaattttgtttctttttaccTTTTGCTTGTTTTTGAGTTGTGGAAAAGAATTTGGGCATGTTAAAAAGTTTACGAATTCAATACTACTGAGAAAATCGAGTTTCTGCTGAATTGTTTAGTTTACGTATGAATTTTGAGAGGACATAGTAAAATTTGAATGCTCTCGGTCACCTGTTGAGCATTTTATGGGGTATAGATGCATATAAAATATACTTGTGTCCCTGCCTTGGGTACGAAGCGAATTCCATAAGGGCGAGAACCACATCCTGAATTAATATTCTTCTGTCTATATACGATTTTTGCATAGTAATCTAATGGTGTGATGTTTTTGCTTCAAGATCCTTGCGATGCGCCATCCTAGAAGACTTGTTTTGGCAGGTTGCCTAGGAGCTCTGATTGTAAGCATTTTCTCCCACTTTATAAACGTTTAGTCAGTTATGTCTGTGATCTCGGATGTTTCTTTTTTGAGGCCTCACATGTATCtcaattttttgttgaattttagGTGATGACTATTCTTTCTGTTCTCGTCGGCTTGGCTGCTCCAAATCTGGTAAGCACTCTGATTCTGCCACCGTGGAATTGCTCATCTAGGGATTTGTTTTAAGATCCAAGGGaatttacttgttggaaaattagttattagtttatttttgtttatggttttcttgTGGGACAAGGATGTTAGAAttttctatatcctttaaggattaggattgtgctttagttttcactatatataaTAGAGCTTGTATTAGTTAGTTTTAACAAGTCAGTCACGATGTAGTCTCTTGGGATTATGTAGCTGTTTCGgcattcaatttgtttaataatattcttattattttgtaatcttgttcgttgcgcactctgatattcaacttggtatcagagcaggtttgatcattcgggatttaatctgcttGTTTGATATCCGTTTCTCTATTGCCTCCGTTATCTGTTAGGGTTCTAGTTAGGTTCGTCAAGATTGATTGTTATTGGTTTCTTTTTGGGTCTGGATTAGGTGAGTTTTGTGAAAGTTGTCCGCTTTTGTTATGGTCAATCTGTGTTCGTTTTCTATGTCGTGTTTGTCAGATCGCAGAGTAATGTTTctgcaaaaataagaaaatagaaGAGAATGGAAGAAGAATACAGGAAGAAGGATACAGGAAAATGGAAAAGAAGAAGACGTGCTGTTTAAAgggggaggaaaaaaaaaaaaaaaggaagaaacaaaaaaaaggaaaaagaaaaaattggttGATTGTTTGAGGCTTAGGCCCACATGGGCAAGAAAGAAATATGATTTGTTTGGTTTGTGTGTCATTCTCACCACGACGATCGTTCGAGTGCTTGGACTGGTGATCATTCGAGTGACGTTACGAAagttggattttttgttttttgttcaagTTTGTTCGGAAGTTGGAATTTGCATCGGCATTGGCATTAGCATTGGAATTTGGAGTCTTGCATCCGCATctacttgttggcaaactcatgacgtgtaccgccatgagtttgacggggggtgttggaaaattagttattagtttatttttgtttatggttttcttgTGGGACAAGGATGTTAGAATATTCTATATCCTTTAAGGATTATGATTGTGCTttagttttcactatatataaTAGTGCTTGTATTAGTTAGTTTTAACAAGTCAGTCACGATGTAGTCTCTTGGGATtatgtagccgtttcggcatttagtttgtttaataatattcttattattttgtaatcttgttcgttgcgcactctgatattcaactttacTTTCATGATATGATGGTTAATGATTGTCCCACTTAGAGCATCTCTTAGTGGTGGTCATTTGAGTGGAAACATTttaaggaaaaaggatttaagACCGACTTTGATCTACAGTAAATTCTATTTTAAGGTTATAGAGTTATAGGTGACTGAAGTTTACTTCAAACGGTAAGAATCTACTGGTATTGAACTTTAGTATGAGATCCCATTTCATTCGGCCTGCAATTCCAAGGACGATTGCAGTTTTTATTGATTGTTTGGGCTTAGTAATATGGATACAAGCTATAAACTAAAAATTTGTTCATCATAAGCGAAACCTGTTGTTTAAAACTCTAGAAGACTGAAAACTTCGTGTTGTCATATGCTTCTGTCATCGACACAAGTGGTGCCAGAATTAACTGGAACATTATATTCAGTCAATATGGGTGAATAATACATTGACAAATCTCTCAGCATGTAGTTGAGGGCATCTACCTAAAGTTGCCTGACTGACATTACCAAGAATAGCCATATTTCTATTTGTTTTCTGTTCTAATATGAATATACTGAACACTGATCTTGAATTGCAGCTCTCAAGGAAATGGTCCCATCACATAACGACGGTGTTGTTCTTTGGTTTTGGACTATGGTCCTTATGGGATGCTTTTAAAGAAGATGGGTAAtggaattattattatttttttgtatttattttactGTTTTCTTTTTGTGGTCGAATTTAATTATGGTTACCCTACAGGGGTGATGATGAGCTTGCAGAAGTTGAAGCAGAGTTGGTTGGTTTCTCATATTTTTATTCATAGCttgcattcaatttaaatcCTTTCTGATTTCACCCTTTTGGTGCCATTAGGATGCTGATCTAAAGGCTAACACAGGAGGCAGCAAACGTAGTAAGGTGCCCCGagacacactctctctctactATGTGCAATTTTGAGCTACACCATTATGAGATACATCATgctagtttttgtttttaacttaTGAACGTCGATTACTTTTCAGGATGATGATGACAAGAAGCAGAGACGTTCATTTCTCTTGCAGTTCTTCTCACCAATCTTTTTGAAGGTGTTGTCATCTGTGGATTacgaaattcaaatttttgcaTGACTATAACTTAACCGCATCTATCATGCTTATGCTGTAGGCCTTTTCCATTACTTTTTTCGGTGAATGGGGTGACAAGAGCCAGGTGAGCATTTTTCCCGttgaatatataattttattcatTATTGCTTCAAGacggtttggttttgacctGCTATTCTTTCAGCTAGCTACCATCGGTCTGGCTGCAGATGAGAACCCATTAGGTGTGGTTCTTGGTGGAATCTTGTAAGTTCCCATCCTTTATAAACTGAACGGCTTCTGAAATCTCGTAGTTATTCCATTTATTGTTACTTCTGCACTATTTACTGATTGTGCTTCCCATCTTTTTCTCAGAGGACAAGCATTGTGTACGACTGCCGCTGTCCTTGGTGGAAAGAGCTTGGCATCTCAGATATCTGAGAAAATAGTAATTATATGCCCTGCCTTTGTGCTTTAACATATTATAGTTCTCGTTTTTATATATCATGCCTGTTGGCTGTAGGAAAATATGTGGCATCAAAGTTGTAAGTTATAACTGTTTTGTTCAGGTTGGTTTATCAGGTGGAGTTCTTTTCATTGTTTTCGGAATCCAATCCTTCCTTTCGACGGTGGAGGCTTGATACCTATAGTCTGATCAATGATTAGTAAGTATGCTGACTACATTTACACCATATATTCATAGCAAAGTAGACATTTTAGAGGTGTGAGTGGCCGGAAAATGCATTCTCGTTGTAAAAATTTCACAAAGAGAAGAATGCGATAACTGTTCTAGAATATGTTTTTGATGACGACTCTTCTGTGTCCTAATGTGCGTTTCAGGGATTGATGGATGATTTGTTGACTAAAGAACTTACATCTCCACCTACACCGTGCGAGTAATTTACAAGCATTTCAGCTTCATTGTTTATCAAAACGACAAGCGTACCAGAAAAAGAACTGATTCAAAGAGTTGGATTGTCTACAAGGACAATACCAATATTGCACTCTGGCAACTTTGGAATCACTGACGAGAACCGTTCTGCTCTACTCTGTCGTTGCATTCCATTCGTATAAAATCAAAGTTTACGTTGATCTCGATATATCTCTACTCGGATTATGTTGTAACCTTACCGTAACAAAGGTCATTTATCTTATCAATTGGAATTATGGGATTACTTTATTCGTATAAGACTCCTGGTTTTAACTCATTTCGATGAATCGCAATCGAACAGGAGTACTCAAGATGATGGAACCGATCAATCTGAACAGATAACAAGTCGAATCAACACGAAAAGaaaatttggtatcgaattttaATGCTGGACTAATGCAAATAAAAGGGAGCTATTAGTCCAACAATAGTAGCAGCGGATAATCAAGAATAAATACCGCTGAAAGACAGTACTTTTGGTTGTCTAAAAGCGCTTTTGATCTTCCCATAAGCAAGTCTTAAGTGAACCCTAAGTTGATTAAATGTAAATGAGCAGATTTGAAAAGCACCATCTATATAAGCTAAGACGGAGAGTTCAGCAGGCCACTGCCACTCGGAACACAGTGCAATCTCAAACACTAAAACTAAGCCTTTTTATTAAACTACCACCCTCTTGTCTTAATTTTACCATAGGATGAACGAGATTTCATATCAATCGGGGCATTGGGATTAATATGTACATCCGATGCTCAGGGGTATTCTTCACAGCAATTGGATTTCCACCATGCACGTTGTTAACATCCGCCACCTGCAGGTTCAATTGAACTCAGAAGTCCATTGTGTCTCAGTTGCATGCAGTGTTCTTCAGCATCGGCCTGTGCACATATGATCACTACCGACAAGCCATTGTGGTGTGCTTCTTGCATAATATTAACAGCATTGTCAAGGGTCATCCCCGGAATAACCTTCATCAGTACTTGCACAACATATTCCCGTTTGTTGAAGTTGTCGTTGTGCAGTATTACACGATATGGAGGAGCTGGCTTCCTTGATTTCCTGAACAATTTTGGACAGTCTAACATTAACTCTCTTCTAATTTTACAAAGGATAAACCATGAACTCAAAGAAAAACCACAAGTACCAAATTGAACCGGAACCAGATGAGCATGGAAGGATCATATGTTTTAATAGTTTGTCTTAACGATCAAGTTTGGTGCAACAGGATACGCACAGGTAGGGCATTCGATAGGAGTGATGCAAAACCCATTTTGCAGCAGTAAAATGTCAAACAAAGCACTCGTATGGTGTAAAAATATAACTGTATTTCCATACCTCAAATCAAACTCAGAATCACGGGCAGGAGTTGTTTTCTCTCTAACTGGCCTTTCCAATAACCCTCCTCCTTTACCAGGTACTGCTGCTGATACAGCCACAGGAATGCTAATATTGGTGCATTTTCCTTTACAAAGAGGGTGTCTATCTCCTGCTAAACACGTTTTATGAAAAAACTTCGCCAATTGTAATCACTCGGGCATATATATGTTCAAGGATAAAGAAACACTACAGAAACGCACTATTCTTACTAACCAATctttgattgaaaaaaaaaaaaaacatttagcaACAGTCAAGAATTAAGAAGATAGCATAATCTAGAACCTCCACAACATGTGTATTTACAAGCCTGCAGATATATGTCTACAGAATCTATGgattttgaaaaaccaaatcttTAGTATTGGCTCTCCGATTGCTCGGAAAGATGAAATACAGCGAAATTGTAGCAAAGGCACTCTTAGCCCTGGTATAAGAGGAATCATGAGTTatagtatattaaaaaaattaaactgaAACTAAGTCATAATACAAATTACACTGAAGTCAGACCCTAGAGATGCTGGATCTTTAGGACTGCACAAAAATCCTTGTAACCCTTTTAAGGAAACCAACACGATGGATCTTTAGTGCCGCTCCCATTGCTCGATCTTACATTAGCAAAAACCGAAACTCCACCATTCCCAAAACACAGCACATACGAAGCTCGCCAAAGTTTATTCACAAGTACACAACGAACTAACTTGCATTACACTCCCCTACCAACCTCTTCCAAGATACTGGAAAATTTGACATGAACTTTGTACCTACCGAAAAAGCTTTCAATTTTCGGAAAAGTTTATTGTAATCAAAACTTTCAAATCATCAAAGAATACAAATGCACACTTACACATACGATTCGAGCAAGTATATAATCCTTTGGCAGCATCGACAGAACTTAATAAGGAACTACATACAGCTATATAACAATATGGGGTTTTTCCTTAGCAGTTCATGTTCTGTAAAACCAGTGCTGAACACTTCCAttttacaaagaaaaagaaacccaTTAGAGATAATCAATTTTCTAGGCGTATTAtacatttaaatttcataaaattcaataaaaaacaacaaaaatcctaatttaaaaaaaaaaaatcaagctttgAGTTAGAGGAGCTAAGAAAATCTACTCGTAACCATGCAGCTgctgaagaaatcaaagattttGAGGGAAACCCAAAATCCGAAAAGAGGGAAAGAAATGAGAAAAATGCAGAGAACCTGGTTTGGGGTTGAGGACGTGGTTGGGGGAGAGAGGGATTCTCCCGCAAATCGCAGTCTCCATGAATcgatctttcttttttcttgtgcTGCTGCTTCTGCTGCAATGCGTCGTgcgattttatttatttagttacCGGAATTTTCTGTTTTGGTTTAAACAACCGAAATAACAAGAAAAGGATCGAACAATTGGTGGACTCCTGTGCTCTGTGTCTGGTGGGACTGCTGGTTTTCGCAATCCATAAGACGGCGTCGTCTTGACCCTACCAAGTACGAACACTTGAaataatttttgtcaaattataaatccaatttcttcaccaaaataaatgaataaatacataaataaatccaatttaaaatgaaaatccGAAATGAGCGGTGGGTTAGGCATCTCCAATGCACTAGTTCAGTTTCATTAACGCAATTTATAGTTAATGTAATTTGGgtcttgaatttttattttcagtcaATTTATACTTTATACTTATAAAAATAAGTTAATATGAACATTATGTCGACTTGttaagattttatttattttatgaaatcCTATAAGTTGACAAAAGACTTCACAATGGCTTATTTTATCAAGCCCTAAAATTTAACGTAACTCTTGACTAGTGAATATTTGATCGTACATTCAACCCTCAATTTATTATTAGTTTCATGTATAAGTTATAACGGAACATATTAGATTTTTCGTAGTTTTGACACTAGGTGAAAATGCAGAGAGCCTCGGTTAGGCTTCGCTGGGGTGATTATCAGGGATGAGGGAGGCCGTTTCTTGGCTGTTGCTAGGTACCCTCTTTTGGCTCCTAATGCCGCAGCTGCTGAGGCTTTGGCTCTGATTCGTGGGTGTAAGCTGGGTATTTCGATGGGAGTGAGCTCTGCTTTGATCGAGTCTGATTCTCTTGAAGCGATTTCTTGTCTTCGTGGTTCTCTTGATAATGGCAGTTGAGAGGCTTATCCGTTCTTGGCAAGGGCGCTTAGGTTGAGTGAGTCTTTCCAGAACtgtcgctggtcttgggttccaagatcAGCCAACATGGCCGCGGATGCTCTCGCGTCAGCTGGTTTTACGGAGATGTGTGATGTTGTGTGGGTCGATAGGCCCCCATCTTCGTTAGTGCATGTCTTATGTAATGATGATCTTCCTTGTCCTCATTAGTGGTTCTTTGGGGTGACACTTTTACTTGGTTGAAGTGTCTGTTGGTCTTAGCCCCTTTCactgcttcttttttttcttggttgGTCTTCCTTGGTGTTCGCACTGGAGTTGGCTTTCTTGTCTCTGTTTGGCTTTGGAATGTGATTTCCTAgctttcaaataaataaataaataaataaaagtagagagcaaaaaaaaatggaactgTCCTTTTTTAAGTTTTGCTCTCACGGCCACTTTCGTCTCTCACTTCATCTGTGTCTGTAGGTCTCACCCTTTGAACTCTTCTCGATTAGTTATTCAAATTCCAGTTATTTAACCATGGCCGTCAGGAAAAAAATAAGAGGATTTCCAAGTTAAAGAAAGCAGGAAAGAAGAAAGCTGCCGATCCGTTTACGAAATATGAAGAAAGATTGGTACGACATCAATGCCCCTCGTCTGTGGTTCTATAACAACAACATGGGTAAAACTCTGGTCTCCCGTACTCAGGGCACCAAGATTGCTTCCGGAGCACTCAAACATCGACTTTCGGAGGTCTCACAAACTTTTGGGGGATGAATTTCACTATGGACAAGCTGAGGTCCTTAGTAAGGAAATGGCAGACTTTGATGGAAGCTCACGTAGATGTGAAGACGACAGACAATTATACTTTAAGGATGTTCTGCATTGGCTTCTCTAAGAGACGTCAAAATTGGGTCGGTAAGCGCTTGATAACATTACACATCAGAAAACACTTCAAGTTCAatattttagaagaaaaaactaAACTACCCTACTTAATCTGCATGCAACTTTTAGCACGATTAAAGTGTTTCAGTATGAAACTTATAATTGTTCGgggtctttttttctttctttcttctaatTTACTAAATAGGTTAAGAAGACCTGCTACGCACCAGCCAGATTAGGCGGATCCGCTGCAAGATGAGGGAGATCATGGTCGCGTGGGCGACAACAAGTGATCTGAATGACTTTGTCAGAAGGTTGATGGCTGAAAGTATAGGTAGAGATATTGAGAAGGAAACACAGAGCATCTTTCCTTTACAAAATGTGTTAGgcccggcccaggcccagtgcaaCCGGGGCGGGTGTCCGGGGCCCAAAATTGAAGGggcaccaaaaaataaaaacccacataattagtataaaaaaataaaaaattatccagCCCAAGTTTGACAAAATAGTTGAACGACCCATCCCCCAATTAACCCTACCCGTTTGCCATTGCAATCTCTCTCTCATTGAAACTGGGCCGCGGACCTCTCATCACAGTCATTGAAGCCGGCACGACTTCTGCGACGATGACCTCCATCACCTCCGTGGAGTTGAATTTCGTAGTCTTTCGTTACCTTCAGTAATCAGGTATGCTTCACTTTGCAAACCCTCAAATCGACTTTTCGAATTTATTTCCCTAATTTTCTGTTCCCGTTTTTAATTGTATTGTCATTCTAGGGTTTCTGGGAATTTGGGTGTGCTGTACAGAGTATAGGGGTGTATTTATCAATTGCTGTTACATGTTTGCTATTATAACTTAATTAGGGTTGAGAACTATAATTTTGGGAACAAGTTTGCAAATTGGCTTCCTGTTGCGTCGAGAGGGCATGAGATTATGGTGTATTTATCAAAGAAACTTtatattaagttattaactagAGCTTACTTCAATTTTAGGCGGATTATGTTCAAGAATACAGCAGCTATGTGGGATTTATGAGGGATGGAGCACAGTGGTTTGTGGAGAACACAGACATTAAACTTGTTGGTGAGATATATATATTCGCACttatgttattttttatgacaTGTAGTTTCTAACAGTCTGCGTGTATGATTAGGGTAATATAATCTTATACTGAGCTCTTCTCAGTGAGATATAACTGATTATTTTGCTGTTTATGTTATCATTTCTGTTCTTTCTTTTGAAGCTGACGTGTTCGTCTTTTGTTAAATATAGGAATTGATTGCTTATCCGCTGCTGCATATGATGATTTGATTCCATCCCACCTTGTTTTTCTAGAAGGCTGGGTAAGAAAATCTTTATTTGACAAGACATGAAAGGGTTTTTTCTTTAGTTCATGATTATTTTAGCTGGATGAGTTCCAGTTGGTAGATTGTTGAACAGTGGTAAATGCAGAACCAAAAATAGAGGCAACcaagtttttgtgttttttcaa
The nucleotide sequence above comes from Malus sylvestris chromosome 16, drMalSylv7.2, whole genome shotgun sequence. Encoded proteins:
- the LOC126608699 gene encoding GDT1-like protein 4 codes for the protein MSTVVQGFTKSLAMTVLSEIGDKTFFAAAILAMRHPRRLVLAGCLGALIVMTILSVLVGLAAPNLLSRKWSHHITTVLFFGFGLWSLWDAFKEDGGDDELAEVEAELDADLKANTGGSKRSKDDDDKKQRRSFLLQFFSPIFLKAFSITFFGEWGDKSQLATIGLAADENPLGVVLGGILGQALCTTAAVLGGKSLASQISEKIVGLSGGVLFIVFGIQSFLSTVEA
- the LOC126608701 gene encoding ATP-dependent Clp protease adapter protein CLPS1, chloroplastic-like isoform X2, with translation METAICGRIPLSPNHVLNPKPGDRHPLCKGKCTNISIPVAVSAAVPGKGGGLLERPVREKTTPARDSEFDLRKSRKPAPPYRVILHNDNFNKREYVVQVLMKVIPGMTLDNAVNIMQEAHHNGLSVVIICAQADAEEHCMQLRHNGLLSSIEPAGGGC
- the LOC126608701 gene encoding ATP-dependent Clp protease adapter protein CLPS1, chloroplastic-like isoform X1, with product METAICGRIPLSPNHVLNPKPAGDRHPLCKGKCTNISIPVAVSAAVPGKGGGLLERPVREKTTPARDSEFDLRKSRKPAPPYRVILHNDNFNKREYVVQVLMKVIPGMTLDNAVNIMQEAHHNGLSVVIICAQADAEEHCMQLRHNGLLSSIEPAGGGC